The genomic DNA GCCAGGCAGGATATATCGTCAGCCTAGAAACTGGAGGTTCTCTGTCTACCCAAAAGGTGAATGCAAATGTACGCATCATTCTAGACATTAAATGCCCTGGAAGCCAGATGAGCAATAAAAACCTTTGGGATAACCTTGCCCATTTGCGCTTTCATGACCAGATAAAATTTGTGATCAGCAATCGGGAAGATTACGATTATGCTAAGGCGGTCTGTAACCAACATCAATTATTTAAGAAAGTCAGTGAGATATTGTTTTCGCCTGTATTTGAGGTATTGCCTTCCCAAACCTTAGTCAATTGGATATTAGAAGATCAGCTAGCCGTGCGCTTAAATTTGCAAATTCATAAATTTATATGGCCTCCCTA from Neochlamydia sp. AcF84 includes the following:
- a CDS encoding radical SAM protein encodes the protein MTSLNIIEIFRSIQGETSLAGLPTTFIRLAACNLRCSWCDTTYSFGRGVSYTLESIFSKVASFGCQYVCVTGGEPLLQANVLPLMEQLCQAGYIVSLETGGSLSTQKVNANVRIILDIKCPGSQMSNKNLWDNLAHLRFHDQIKFVISNREDYDYAKAVCNQHQLFKKVSEILFSPVFEVLPSQTLVNWILEDQLAVRLNLQIHKFIWPPYTKGV